Proteins from a single region of Fodinibius sp. Rm-B-1B1-1:
- a CDS encoding DUF1080 domain-containing protein yields the protein MKLSNTLLIILLGASLLIAGCQSSEEDESQSQTKDEVAVNTLTEAEKEEGWQLLFDGEEPSKNWRGYCSETFPDSGWVVEDNALKVMGSGQGEAGGSGGDIITKEKYGNFELELEWKVEEGGNSGIFYLAEELCDEGEPIWKAAPEFQILDNENHPDAELGEDGNRQAAALYDMVPADPQNANPYGEWNKARILVYQGTVVHFQNGEKVLEYHLWTDDWEEMVANSKFNDFPGFADVAKEGYIGLQDHGNDVWFRNIKIRKR from the coding sequence ATGAAACTGAGTAATACCCTATTAATTATTTTGCTGGGAGCAAGTTTGTTGATAGCAGGCTGCCAGTCTTCAGAGGAAGATGAATCCCAATCTCAAACCAAGGATGAAGTTGCTGTGAATACGTTAACCGAAGCTGAAAAAGAGGAAGGCTGGCAATTACTATTCGATGGAGAAGAGCCCAGTAAAAACTGGCGCGGTTACTGCAGTGAGACTTTTCCTGACAGTGGTTGGGTAGTAGAAGATAACGCGCTCAAAGTTATGGGCTCGGGACAAGGTGAAGCCGGTGGAAGTGGTGGTGACATTATCACTAAAGAAAAGTATGGCAACTTTGAACTCGAGCTGGAATGGAAGGTAGAAGAAGGGGGTAACAGCGGCATTTTTTATCTGGCCGAAGAGCTATGTGATGAAGGTGAACCAATCTGGAAAGCAGCTCCTGAATTTCAGATTCTGGATAATGAAAATCATCCCGATGCAGAGCTTGGTGAGGATGGAAATCGTCAGGCCGCGGCTCTCTACGATATGGTTCCTGCAGATCCACAAAATGCTAATCCGTATGGTGAGTGGAATAAAGCACGCATTTTAGTATACCAGGGGACCGTAGTTCACTTCCAGAACGGGGAAAAAGTACTTGAGTATCATCTTTGGACTGATGATTGGGAAGAAATGGTGGCTAACAGTAAATTCAATGACTTTCCCGGTTTTGCTGATGTAGCCAAAGAAGGATACATCGGCCTACAGGATCACGGAAATGATGTGTGGTTCCGAAATATCAAAATTAGAAAAAGATAG
- a CDS encoding GMC family oxidoreductase — MQIIESAEEYDVCIVGSGAGGGMAAHELTKAGANVLMLEAGGWFDSEDFAMFNWPYESPRRGGPTRRQPFGEFDACFGGWDIEGEPYTTTEGTEFDWFRGRMLGGRTNHWGRISLRFGPDDFRARSKDGMGDDWPISYQDVKPYYDRLDRLIGIFGTNEGIPNAPGGIYMDPPEPRCYEHLIKDACDDMDIPCIPSRLSILTEPHNGRAACHYCGQCNRSCSTHSNFSSPSVLLPPALETGNLEIINNAMVREVTYEDGKATGVSYVNKENGKEYKVKSKVVVLAASACESARLLLNSKSSDFPNGLANSSGVVGKYLMDSTGTSVMGLIPDLMNMPAHNEDGTGGMHLYIPWWKDNSNLDFARGYHVELWGGRGMPSYGFMGGIQNYNDLFQDGPKRSGGYGKELKDDYRCYYGSMVGFSGRGESIAYEDNYCEIDPDMVDEWGIPVLRFNYNWSDQEYKQVKHMQETFRNIIDEMGGEAMGDMPSKEDGYGITNPGQIIHEVGTTRMGDDPKKSVLNEYCQAHDVDNLFVTDGGSFVSQPHKNPTWTIMALSMRASEYIVDQMEKRNL; from the coding sequence ATGCAGATTATAGAAAGCGCAGAAGAATACGATGTATGTATCGTTGGATCGGGAGCTGGTGGCGGGATGGCAGCTCATGAATTAACAAAAGCCGGAGCAAATGTGTTAATGTTGGAGGCAGGCGGCTGGTTCGATTCAGAAGATTTTGCCATGTTTAACTGGCCCTATGAATCCCCGCGGCGTGGCGGTCCTACCCGCCGGCAGCCGTTCGGGGAATTTGATGCCTGCTTTGGCGGATGGGATATAGAAGGGGAGCCTTATACTACTACTGAAGGCACTGAGTTTGATTGGTTTCGGGGACGGATGCTTGGTGGCAGAACTAATCACTGGGGACGTATATCTCTGCGTTTTGGTCCGGATGATTTTCGGGCTCGAAGTAAAGATGGAATGGGGGATGACTGGCCGATAAGCTATCAAGACGTTAAACCATATTATGATCGTTTGGATCGACTGATTGGTATTTTTGGCACGAATGAAGGAATTCCCAATGCACCGGGAGGCATCTATATGGATCCGCCGGAACCTCGATGTTATGAGCATTTAATTAAAGATGCCTGTGACGATATGGATATTCCCTGCATCCCATCCCGTCTATCTATTCTCACGGAACCACACAACGGCCGTGCTGCTTGTCACTATTGTGGTCAGTGTAATCGAAGCTGCTCTACGCATTCCAATTTTTCCAGTCCATCAGTACTACTACCTCCCGCGCTGGAAACGGGTAACCTTGAGATTATCAATAATGCCATGGTTCGGGAAGTTACATACGAAGATGGTAAAGCTACGGGAGTTTCGTATGTGAATAAAGAGAATGGAAAAGAGTATAAGGTGAAGTCCAAGGTAGTGGTATTGGCGGCAAGTGCCTGTGAATCTGCGCGATTGTTATTGAATTCCAAATCGTCAGATTTTCCTAACGGATTGGCGAATAGCAGTGGCGTAGTGGGTAAGTATTTAATGGATTCTACCGGTACGTCTGTTATGGGACTTATTCCTGATTTAATGAATATGCCAGCACATAATGAAGACGGCACTGGCGGCATGCATCTATATATTCCATGGTGGAAGGATAACAGCAATCTTGATTTTGCCCGTGGATATCATGTAGAATTATGGGGTGGACGAGGTATGCCCAGCTATGGGTTTATGGGTGGTATTCAAAACTATAATGATCTTTTTCAGGATGGTCCTAAAAGATCTGGTGGTTATGGTAAAGAATTAAAAGACGATTATCGATGCTATTATGGATCGATGGTTGGATTCTCAGGCCGAGGTGAAAGTATTGCCTATGAAGACAATTACTGCGAAATAGATCCTGATATGGTGGATGAATGGGGAATACCGGTCCTTCGATTTAATTACAACTGGAGTGACCAAGAGTACAAACAGGTTAAACACATGCAGGAAACCTTCCGCAATATTATTGATGAAATGGGAGGTGAGGCAATGGGAGATATGCCTTCTAAAGAAGATGGATATGGTATTACTAACCCTGGCCAAATTATTCATGAAGTAGGGACCACTCGTATGGGGGATGATCCCAAGAAGTCGGTATTAAACGAGTATTGTCAGGCTCATGATGTAGACAACTTGTTTGTAACTGATGGAGGATCGTTTGTTTCGCAGCCGCATAAAAATCCAACGTGGACTATTATGGCTCTTTCAATGCGGGCTTCTGAATATATTGTGGATCAGATGGAAAAAAGAAATCTCTAA
- a CDS encoding gluconate 2-dehydrogenase subunit 3 family protein has translation MDRRELLKTLSLGTLGATFALTGCTTAPKEKAEEHPFWKHVTEEDLEHWETQFFTDHEFETVRQLANLVIPADERSGNAEEAGVPEFIDFMMLDQPENQTPIRGGLKWLDLQCQKQFNNRFIECSKNEQKEMLDQIAYPDEAEPEMKPGVNFFNQFRDLVASGFWSSKIGIEDIGYMGNQAFGWQGCSEEALDKLGLEDKI, from the coding sequence ATGGACAGACGAGAACTTTTAAAAACATTATCGCTTGGTACGTTGGGGGCAACGTTTGCATTAACAGGTTGTACTACAGCTCCCAAAGAGAAAGCAGAGGAGCATCCTTTTTGGAAACATGTTACTGAAGAAGACCTGGAACACTGGGAGACCCAATTCTTTACCGACCATGAATTTGAAACGGTGCGTCAGTTAGCCAATTTAGTTATCCCGGCTGATGAACGATCTGGCAATGCGGAAGAGGCGGGGGTACCAGAGTTTATTGATTTTATGATGTTAGACCAGCCTGAGAATCAAACGCCCATACGCGGAGGACTCAAATGGTTAGATTTGCAGTGCCAAAAACAGTTTAACAATAGGTTTATCGAATGTTCAAAAAACGAACAAAAAGAGATGCTGGATCAAATTGCTTATCCCGATGAAGCAGAACCGGAAATGAAACCTGGCGTTAACTTCTTTAATCAATTTAGGGATTTGGTTGCCTCAGGATTTTGGTCCAGTAAGATTGGGATTGAAGATATTGGTTATATGGGTAATCAGGCATTTGGTTGGCAGGGCTGTTCGGAGGAAGCATTGGATAAATTGGGTTTGGAGGATAAAATTTGA
- a CDS encoding Gfo/Idh/MocA family oxidoreductase: MDLNRKIRYGMVGGGPGAFIGEIHRMAAALDGKIELVGGAFSSDPQKSRKIGQDLNLAENRVYGSYKKMAQKEAQLPPEERIDFVSVVTPNHLHFDVCKTFIEAGIHVVCDKPLTNKIEDAEELCRLVKNNDVIFALTHTYTGYPMIKEARKLVRNGKLGILRKVVVEYPQGWLSQPIEKEGNKQAAWRTDPQKAGVSSAVADIGTHAENLVEYITGLRLKKLYADVTSFVEGRSLEDDANMLVHYESDVRGVMYCSQISVGEENDLNIRIYGDEASLEWHQENPNYLNIKYPDKPEEIYKRGNTYLSNEAKVVNRIPPGHPEGFIEAFANIYSNVADAITARIKGEEPDPKALDFPTVYDGAIGVHFTHKVIESGKKQAWVDMDYNPPGR, translated from the coding sequence ATGGATTTAAATCGAAAAATCCGTTACGGAATGGTCGGTGGCGGGCCCGGAGCTTTTATTGGAGAAATCCACCGTATGGCCGCTGCGTTAGATGGCAAAATTGAACTGGTTGGTGGAGCGTTTTCTTCCGATCCCCAGAAATCGAGAAAAATAGGTCAAGATCTTAATTTAGCCGAAAATAGGGTATATGGATCTTATAAGAAGATGGCCCAAAAAGAAGCACAGTTGCCTCCCGAAGAGCGCATTGATTTTGTGTCGGTAGTGACCCCAAACCACCTGCATTTCGATGTCTGTAAGACGTTTATAGAAGCGGGTATTCATGTAGTGTGCGACAAGCCTCTGACCAATAAAATAGAGGATGCGGAAGAATTGTGTCGCCTTGTTAAAAATAATGATGTGATTTTCGCATTAACGCATACGTATACCGGCTATCCAATGATAAAAGAAGCCAGGAAACTGGTCCGAAATGGAAAATTAGGCATCCTTCGGAAGGTTGTGGTTGAATATCCGCAGGGATGGTTATCTCAACCTATAGAAAAGGAAGGGAACAAACAGGCTGCATGGCGAACCGATCCACAGAAAGCAGGCGTTTCTTCTGCTGTGGCTGATATTGGTACCCATGCCGAAAATCTTGTTGAATATATTACCGGTCTCAGACTTAAAAAGTTGTATGCTGATGTTACTTCTTTTGTAGAAGGGCGTTCGCTTGAGGATGATGCCAACATGTTGGTGCATTACGAAAGTGATGTTCGAGGAGTGATGTATTGTTCACAAATTTCAGTAGGGGAAGAAAATGATTTAAACATTCGTATTTACGGGGATGAAGCGTCGCTGGAATGGCACCAGGAAAATCCAAACTATTTGAATATTAAGTATCCCGATAAACCGGAAGAAATTTATAAACGAGGAAACACCTATCTCTCTAATGAGGCAAAGGTTGTAAATCGTATTCCACCGGGGCATCCGGAAGGCTTCATTGAAGCTTTTGCAAATATTTATTCAAATGTTGCTGATGCTATTACTGCTCGGATTAAAGGAGAAGAACCCGATCCAAAAGCATTAGACTTTCCCACGGTTTATGATGGTGCTATCGGCGTTCATTTCACTCATAAAGTGATAGAAAGTGGTAAGAAGCAGGCATGGGTTGATATGGATTATAATCCGCCGGGAAGGTAA
- a CDS encoding tetratricopeptide repeat protein produces MSKKQVKEELEQDVLLETFSKAQSFYDQNKNSVIGAAIALVILIGGSVGYYYYSEAQESEAQQLMGQATQAYLQGNYEEALNGSDADFTVGFEQIINNYSMTEAANLAQYYASVSAFKLGNSQEALQYIQNYEVPEGIMGVGPLSFHAAIHTELGNHAQAAELYVKAAEWDVNESTTPYNYLEAANAYHDASDKERAQEYAQKIVDEYDDSDQVTQAEQLLGMLAVAE; encoded by the coding sequence ATGAGTAAGAAACAAGTAAAAGAAGAATTAGAACAAGACGTTCTATTAGAAACATTTTCTAAAGCGCAAAGCTTTTACGATCAAAACAAAAACAGCGTTATAGGTGCAGCCATTGCCCTTGTCATCTTAATCGGTGGTTCGGTAGGATACTATTACTATTCTGAGGCTCAAGAATCTGAAGCTCAGCAATTAATGGGTCAAGCTACCCAAGCGTACCTGCAAGGTAATTATGAGGAAGCTCTGAATGGCTCAGATGCTGATTTTACTGTTGGATTTGAGCAAATTATAAATAATTATAGCATGACAGAAGCTGCTAATCTTGCCCAATATTACGCTTCGGTAAGTGCTTTTAAGCTTGGAAATTCTCAAGAGGCCTTACAGTATATTCAAAATTATGAGGTTCCTGAAGGAATTATGGGCGTTGGTCCCCTCTCCTTTCATGCGGCTATACATACCGAATTAGGTAACCATGCCCAAGCTGCGGAACTCTATGTTAAAGCAGCCGAATGGGATGTTAATGAGTCTACCACACCATATAATTATTTAGAAGCAGCTAATGCCTATCACGATGCTTCGGACAAAGAAAGAGCACAAGAGTATGCTCAAAAAATTGTTGATGAATACGATGATAGTGATCAGGTAACACAAGCTGAACAGCTATTGGGTATGCTGGCTGTTGCAGAATAA
- a CDS encoding ABC transporter ATP-binding protein, translating into MSVILEGQHITKQYKTESGDGTLTVLDNTSISIEEGSVSTVVGVSGSGKSTLLHILGGLDHPNSGTVLWRDNSIYDMDRQSLAHFRNTNLGFVFQFHHLLPEFTALENIMMPALINGDSSEKAGERAKYLLNEFGIPDRAEHRPTQLSGGEQQRVAMARALMNSPDLILADEPTGNLDEENTDIILDYLYNLRDIENVSILLITHEKGIAQRSDNVYQLSKGKLEAL; encoded by the coding sequence ATGTCCGTAATTCTGGAAGGCCAACATATTACCAAACAATATAAAACGGAGTCTGGCGATGGTACACTTACCGTATTGGATAATACCTCCATCAGTATTGAAGAAGGCTCGGTGTCTACGGTCGTTGGCGTTAGCGGTAGTGGAAAAAGTACACTTTTGCATATCCTTGGAGGATTAGATCATCCCAATTCTGGAACGGTGCTTTGGAGAGACAACTCCATTTATGATATGGATCGTCAATCATTGGCACATTTTCGAAACACCAATTTAGGTTTTGTTTTCCAATTTCATCACCTTTTGCCAGAATTTACAGCTCTTGAAAATATTATGATGCCGGCTTTGATTAACGGAGATTCTTCTGAAAAGGCTGGTGAAAGAGCTAAGTATCTGTTGAACGAGTTTGGGATCCCTGACCGGGCAGAACACCGCCCTACACAACTTTCTGGCGGCGAACAGCAACGTGTAGCCATGGCACGTGCCCTAATGAACAGTCCCGATCTAATTTTGGCCGATGAACCCACAGGTAATTTGGATGAAGAAAATACTGACATTATCCTTGACTACCTGTATAACCTTAGAGATATAGAAAATGTGAGTATACTATTGATCACTCACGAAAAGGGCATTGCCCAGCGATCCGATAATGTATACCAGCTGTCTAAAGGAAAATTAGAAGCTCTTTAA
- a CDS encoding TIGR00282 family metallophosphoesterase produces the protein MSKNLVNILFVGDIVGEPGLSLLETILPSLIDKHEADFVIANGENSHKGKGINRSIIKRLYDLGVHVITGGNHSFAKWKVFDYMKEDGNILRPMNYPRGNPGYGFGTYDIPNTDFKIGVINLQGRTFMQDIDCPFNTADWVIDRIKEETDFIFLDFHAEATAEKLALAWDLDGDISVMVGTHTHIPTNDARIFPHGTGYISDVGMTGSFDSVLGMDKNVSMNRFKLGTPHRYKLANGNNHLCAILAKVDPETSKCEHIEPIIYPEFNSSNIEG, from the coding sequence ATGTCTAAGAATTTAGTCAATATACTTTTTGTAGGTGATATTGTCGGTGAGCCCGGCCTTAGCCTTCTTGAAACCATTTTACCAAGTCTCATTGATAAACATGAGGCTGATTTTGTTATTGCTAACGGCGAAAATTCACATAAAGGAAAAGGGATTAACCGATCCATCATAAAACGTCTTTATGATCTTGGCGTACATGTTATTACGGGGGGAAATCACTCCTTTGCAAAGTGGAAAGTTTTTGACTACATGAAAGAGGACGGCAATATTTTGCGTCCTATGAATTATCCCCGTGGAAATCCTGGTTATGGGTTTGGGACCTACGACATTCCCAATACCGATTTTAAAATCGGTGTTATTAATTTACAGGGACGTACTTTTATGCAGGATATTGATTGTCCCTTTAATACTGCCGACTGGGTTATTGATCGTATTAAAGAAGAAACAGATTTTATTTTTCTTGATTTTCATGCCGAGGCAACAGCCGAAAAGCTTGCATTGGCATGGGATTTAGACGGTGATATTTCTGTAATGGTTGGAACTCACACACATATCCCAACAAATGATGCACGGATTTTCCCACATGGTACCGGGTATATCAGCGATGTGGGGATGACTGGCTCGTTTGATTCTGTGCTGGGTATGGATAAAAATGTATCAATGAATCGTTTTAAATTAGGTACCCCTCATCGTTATAAATTAGCAAATGGGAATAATCACCTTTGTGCTATTCTTGCTAAAGTAGATCCAGAAACATCTAAATGTGAGCATATAGAACCCATCATTTATCCGGAATTTAATTCGAGTAATATTGAGGGGTAA
- a CDS encoding cell division protein ZapA, translating into MKSIKVTILGKEFPLKVEDSEEEAMKRIAGYVDDKFRQYKKELNKQPDTTIMTLAALSIAEELFEERKRNRELNQQEDKVLQNVNKSLESFLEEIRE; encoded by the coding sequence ATGAAATCAATCAAAGTCACAATACTTGGCAAAGAGTTTCCGCTTAAAGTTGAGGATTCCGAAGAGGAAGCCATGAAGCGGATTGCCGGATATGTTGATGATAAATTTCGTCAATATAAAAAGGAGCTTAACAAACAGCCGGATACCACTATTATGACCCTTGCTGCCCTCAGTATCGCTGAAGAACTTTTTGAAGAGCGTAAACGCAATCGGGAACTCAATCAACAGGAAGATAAAGTTCTCCAAAACGTTAATAAATCTCTTGAGAGTTTTCTCGAAGAAATCCGAGAATAG
- the pheT gene encoding phenylalanine--tRNA ligase subunit beta, with amino-acid sequence MKISYNWLNEFIDLDLSPEETAEKLTLIGLEVEEVTQFGSKLEGVVVGEVLDVNDHPNADRLRICQVDIGSEQNQIICGADNVAAGQKVPVATVGTTLPIETDNGEPFIIRKAKLRGEKSNGMICAEDELGLGDDHSGIMVLDNTLTPGTPLHEAIDLYQDYIIEIEITPNRPDATCHLGVARDLAAALDLKLNKPFDTEFDKTKTLDDIDITIEAPKKCHRYVGKMVKGVTVEESPNWLKNRLKAIDVRPVNNVVDITNYVMFELGQPLHGFDANTIKGDKIVVKDFDEEIEFETLDHIQRTCSAGTLFICDGEEPVAMAGIMGGVDSEVSKNTTNVLIESAYFDPATIRKTAKEQVLQSDASYRFERGVDPQLQRIAAERTAKLIADIADGTIVDACTDVHPTQTEQKELTLRKSYVNRLLGTDFSIDKIEDILSGLEFTLLDKDEETLSYAIPTFRPDLEREVDLIEEVGRLFDYNNIPTPKHGKFTSPEPLTEWEQLKNKAKETAKGMRFREIYSNSLMPEDDAALLGDLDDMIHTLNPISTDMTTLRPSLLYGFLSSVAYNFNRKATQVRFFEIGNVFEKADEGTYHPNIKEQTNILFGLAGFRTIEHWKTDPKHFDVFDLKASVESFLDQLDVLDALTQQSNDENELIYTFEDKKVGRIFEIPKALRDHYDIELPAFAAELSLTNIHNVRTQVGTGKYEPVSKFPAFDFDFGVVVDSHIKAGDLLKTIRETAGSSLQELDVFDVFEGESLGENKKSIAFRLSFLDKEKTLTIKDVEPIINKVLKELEKTYSAKLRQ; translated from the coding sequence ATGAAGATTTCTTACAACTGGCTCAATGAATTTATTGATCTCGATCTCTCACCGGAAGAAACGGCCGAGAAGCTGACGCTTATTGGCTTAGAGGTAGAAGAAGTAACGCAGTTTGGAAGTAAGCTCGAGGGCGTTGTCGTTGGAGAGGTGCTCGATGTTAACGACCACCCCAATGCAGACCGCCTGCGTATCTGTCAGGTTGATATTGGGTCGGAACAGAACCAGATCATTTGCGGGGCCGATAATGTGGCTGCCGGACAGAAAGTGCCCGTGGCAACTGTTGGCACTACCCTTCCTATAGAAACTGACAATGGAGAACCCTTCATCATTCGTAAGGCAAAACTGCGTGGAGAAAAATCAAACGGCATGATCTGCGCTGAAGATGAGCTTGGACTGGGCGACGATCACAGCGGTATTATGGTTTTAGATAACACACTTACACCTGGCACACCGCTCCATGAAGCTATTGACTTATATCAAGATTATATTATTGAGATCGAAATTACCCCTAATCGTCCTGATGCTACCTGTCACCTTGGGGTAGCTCGCGACTTGGCCGCTGCGCTTGATCTTAAACTAAACAAACCTTTTGATACCGAATTTGATAAGACAAAGACACTGGATGATATCGATATTACGATTGAAGCACCTAAAAAGTGCCACCGCTATGTCGGTAAAATGGTAAAAGGTGTTACAGTTGAAGAATCTCCTAACTGGCTTAAAAATCGATTAAAAGCCATTGACGTACGCCCCGTAAATAATGTCGTTGATATCACAAATTATGTCATGTTCGAATTGGGGCAACCACTTCATGGTTTTGATGCCAACACAATTAAAGGTGATAAAATTGTGGTCAAAGATTTCGATGAGGAAATCGAATTTGAAACTCTTGACCATATACAACGAACCTGCTCAGCTGGAACACTTTTTATCTGTGACGGGGAAGAACCTGTAGCTATGGCGGGTATCATGGGCGGTGTAGACTCAGAAGTCAGTAAAAATACAACAAATGTTCTCATTGAGAGCGCCTATTTTGATCCCGCTACCATCCGAAAAACAGCCAAAGAACAAGTATTGCAATCGGATGCCTCATATCGATTTGAGCGTGGCGTAGATCCCCAGCTCCAGCGCATTGCAGCTGAGCGAACAGCTAAACTTATTGCTGATATTGCCGATGGAACTATTGTAGATGCCTGCACTGATGTACATCCTACCCAAACGGAACAAAAGGAACTAACGCTTCGGAAATCGTACGTCAACCGTTTGTTAGGTACCGACTTTTCTATCGATAAAATTGAAGACATTCTATCGGGATTAGAGTTCACATTACTGGATAAGGATGAAGAAACCCTTTCTTATGCTATTCCAACCTTCCGTCCCGATTTGGAACGTGAGGTAGATCTCATTGAAGAAGTGGGTCGGCTTTTTGATTACAACAACATCCCCACGCCTAAACACGGCAAATTTACATCACCGGAACCGCTAACAGAATGGGAACAACTAAAAAACAAGGCAAAAGAAACAGCTAAGGGGATGCGATTCCGTGAAATTTATTCGAACTCGCTGATGCCGGAAGATGATGCAGCGTTGTTGGGGGATCTCGATGACATGATTCATACGCTCAATCCCATATCTACAGATATGACCACGCTCCGCCCTTCCCTGCTATACGGTTTCTTGTCATCGGTGGCCTATAACTTTAACCGCAAAGCCACGCAAGTTCGATTTTTTGAAATTGGTAATGTTTTTGAAAAGGCTGATGAAGGCACCTACCATCCAAATATAAAGGAACAAACCAATATTCTTTTTGGATTAGCCGGATTTAGAACTATTGAACACTGGAAAACGGATCCCAAACATTTTGACGTTTTTGATCTTAAAGCTTCCGTCGAAAGTTTTCTCGATCAGCTGGATGTGCTGGATGCTCTTACGCAACAATCGAATGATGAGAACGAACTCATCTATACTTTTGAGGATAAAAAAGTGGGACGAATTTTTGAGATCCCCAAAGCATTACGAGATCACTATGATATCGAGCTTCCTGCTTTTGCAGCCGAACTCTCACTTACAAATATTCACAACGTTCGCACCCAGGTTGGAACCGGCAAGTACGAACCGGTTTCAAAATTTCCAGCTTTCGACTTTGACTTTGGCGTCGTTGTAGACAGTCATATTAAAGCAGGTGACCTGCTCAAAACGATCCGGGAAACAGCCGGATCGTCTCTTCAAGAGCTTGATGTATTCGACGTTTTTGAGGGCGAATCGTTGGGAGAAAATAAAAAGAGTATTGCCTTTAGACTTTCTTTCCTTGATAAAGAAAAGACTTTGACTATCAAGGATGTAGAACCTATTATTAATAAAGTTCTAAAGGAGCTGGAAAAAACATATTCAGCTAAACTTCGACAATAA
- the pheS gene encoding phenylalanine--tRNA ligase subunit alpha: MLDDIASLKEEVTNYSIANKDELESFRLEFLSRNGKVQDMFSRMSEIPNEKKAEVGRAMNEVKNLAQQTFDEAKARLEREEAADLDATDDITLPAAPYSLGSYHPLTQTMEEMKNIFYRLGFSIADGPEIEDDFHNFTALNFPPNHPARDEQDTFFVEKNENDQDLVMRTHTSPVQIRLMQEQEPPIRSIMPGRVYRNEAVSPKSYFLFHQVEALYIDTDVSIAELKETLISFAKLMFGSDVKYRLRPGYFPFTEPSLEMDVWWETNNPNDDGKWLEILGSGMVDPNVLKAVNIDPEEYTGFAWGMGVERIAMLRHQIDDIRIFYNNDVRFLEQFH; this comes from the coding sequence ATGCTCGACGATATTGCATCTTTAAAAGAAGAAGTAACAAATTATAGCATTGCCAACAAAGACGAGTTAGAATCTTTCCGTCTGGAATTTCTGTCGCGAAATGGCAAAGTGCAGGATATGTTTTCGCGGATGAGTGAAATACCTAATGAAAAAAAGGCGGAAGTCGGGCGGGCAATGAACGAGGTTAAAAACCTGGCTCAGCAAACGTTTGATGAGGCTAAGGCTCGTTTAGAACGCGAAGAAGCGGCTGATCTTGATGCGACCGATGATATTACCCTTCCCGCAGCGCCCTATTCGCTGGGCTCATACCATCCTCTTACACAGACCATGGAGGAGATGAAAAATATTTTTTACCGTTTGGGATTTTCCATCGCTGACGGCCCGGAGATTGAAGACGACTTCCATAATTTTACGGCATTAAATTTTCCACCCAATCATCCAGCCCGCGATGAGCAGGATACCTTTTTTGTCGAAAAAAATGAGAACGATCAAGATTTGGTGATGCGTACACACACCTCTCCTGTTCAAATTCGGTTGATGCAGGAGCAGGAACCGCCCATTCGTTCTATTATGCCTGGACGTGTTTATCGCAATGAGGCAGTTTCTCCAAAATCTTACTTCCTCTTTCATCAGGTTGAAGCTCTTTATATCGATACTGACGTAAGCATTGCCGAACTCAAAGAAACACTCATTAGTTTTGCCAAGCTCATGTTTGGCTCTGATGTAAAATACCGACTACGTCCCGGATATTTCCCTTTTACTGAACCCAGTTTAGAGATGGATGTTTGGTGGGAAACCAATAATCCAAATGATGATGGAAAATGGCTCGAAATTTTAGGTTCGGGCATGGTTGATCCCAACGTGCTAAAAGCAGTAAATATAGATCCTGAAGAATATACCGGCTTTGCCTGGGGTATGGGTGTTGAACGTATTGCCATGCTTCGTCATCAAATTGATGACATACGTATATTTTATAACAATGACGTTCGATTTTTGGAACAATTTCATTAA
- the rplT gene encoding 50S ribosomal protein L20, with the protein MPRSRNKVASRRRRRKILKQAKGYWGKRKNVYKFAKNTVEKGMLYQYRDRKVRKREFRKLWITRINAAARQNGTTYSRLMGALGQKDIQINRKVLADLAVNDPETFTAIVEEAQS; encoded by the coding sequence ATGCCACGATCAAGAAATAAGGTGGCTTCCCGTCGCCGTCGCCGCAAAATTTTAAAGCAGGCGAAAGGTTACTGGGGCAAGCGTAAAAATGTTTATAAGTTTGCGAAAAATACGGTTGAAAAAGGGATGCTGTATCAGTATCGCGACCGCAAAGTTCGCAAACGTGAATTCAGGAAACTCTGGATCACACGCATTAATGCTGCTGCCCGTCAAAACGGTACTACCTACTCGCGACTGATGGGAGCCTTAGGACAGAAAGATATTCAGATCAATCGCAAGGTCTTGGCTGATCTTGCCGTCAATGATCCGGAGACATTCACCGCTATTGTTGAAGAAGCACAAAGCTAA